Within the bacterium genome, the region CGAGTGGTCACGCAACCACGCCACTTCAGCAAGGCGGCCTGCCGGCATGGGCTGTTCGACAAATTCGACATTCAAACCCGCAAGCCACTGCATTCTTTCGAGCGCGAGTTCCCGATCCTGCCAGCCCTCATTCGCATCGACACGCACAGGGCGGTCGGTCGCTTCCCGGACGGCGCGCATGATCTCCTCATCCTGTTCACCGCCCAGTTTGATTTTGAGAATTGGATAGGCTTCTGCTTCTCGCACTTTCTCATAGACGGCCTGTGGGCTGTCGATGCCGATGGAATAACTGGTCTTCGGGGTATGAGCAGGATTCAGCCCCCACAGAGCATAAAGTGGTACCTGAAGCCTCTGAGTAACCCAATCGAGCAGCGCCATGTCAAGTGATGCTTTAGCGGCATTTTGGCCCTGGGCCAGCGCCAGATTTTTTTTGTTCAACTCATAAAATTCATAAGGATTTGCGCTATCAAACAGGCCCCTCGCTTCAAGTAAAAACTCCCGAATGCTCTCCAGCGATTCACCGTAGCGAATGTTGTGGGCGGCCTCCCCGCGGCCGACCACGCCTTCAGCCGACAATTCCACGAAACTGTACTCCTTGAAATCAGCAGACCCGCGGGCGATCGTCCAGGTATGCTTGAGTTCAAGGCGATAGGTTGATAACTCCAGCAGCATGTGATTCTTCTCCTTCGCTATGACGTGACAACAGATGCGGCAGGCGCGGCGAAACCCAATGTCTGATCGAGTCTTCTCTGCCGCGCTTGCTTTTGAACGTGGAATTGGCTATGGTTGGCGCATTCCCACTATGACAACAGACCGGCGAATGATCGAGGCTCTCGCGAAAAAGACGATGGCGCGCCTGGCTCAGATTCAGGTGTTTGCGTTGGACTTGGACGGCACCCTGTATTTGGGCAACGAAGTCTTCCCCTTCACGGCGCGTTTTCTCGAGAGTCTCCGTGAGCTTGGCAAGTCTTGCGTGTTCGTGACCAACAATTCCGCTGCCAGCCCGCGTGACTATTGGTTGAAGCTCAAGGGGATGGGGATTGAAACGACACTGGAAGACATCTACACCTCCGGCCGCGCCAGCATCGAGTATTTGCTGGCGCAGGGAGGGCCGCAGCCGATTTTTTTGCTCGGCACTGAAAGCCTGCAACGGCAATTCCAAGAGGCCGGTTTCGAAACGCAGGCGGCGGCGCCGGACTTCGTGGTGTTGGGTTTCGACAAGACCTTTACGTGGGAGAGATTCGACCTTGCCTGCCGCCATCTGCGCCGAGGCGTGAGGTTCATCGCCACGCATCCGGACCTGAACTGCCCGTTGCCCGGCCATGACCTGCAACCTGATTGCGGCGCGCTTACGGCAGCCTTCACTGCGGCCACCGGCGTTGCGCCAATCGTCATCGGCAAGCCGGAGCCCCATCTCTACCGCAGCATCCAGCAGCGTTTTGGGATTTCTGCCGCTGAACTGGCAATGGTCGGCGATCGCCTGGAAACCGACATTGCCGCCGGACCCAGGAACGGGATCTTCACCGTTTTGGTTCTCACCGGCGTGACCACGAGAGCACAGGCCTGGCACGCCGCGCCCCAGCCGGATTTGATGCTCGAAACTTGCATGGATTTGATTCCGCTGCTGCGGCAGGCACAACGCGAGCGCTCTGCGGCAAGACGCCGGTGAGAGCTGGTGGCTTTGCACGCAAACAGTCAGCTTGGACTCAGCCGCGGCCTTTGCTGGACGATTCAGAGTCTCAAGCCTCCAGTCGGGCAGACCACGGCTCAACCGTACGAAATCTGGCTTGAGATTGTCCCAGGAATGCTCAGCCTCGGCTCAGAAACGTGGGACCTCACGCGTGTTCATCCAGAAATGAAGAAACCGCGCGCGCGGCAATATTCTCAAATGCACACGAGCTACTTGTCCTCCGGCTTGCTGCCGATGAGTATGAGATTGGCGCCGACTTGATAGCGTTCGTGCGAGTCCGGATTCTCCACTTTGCCGTTGGCGTAGAAGCCGATCGATCCGGAAGAGAAATGCTTGGCCGTGGCCGTGAGCACGCCCCAAACGCGGCCGTCGCTGGTGCGCACTTCGAGTATCAAACTGGCCGGCGCCTGCGGATCGCGCTTGCGTGGTTCGGGAGGCATCACCTGCTCCTTTCTTGCCTGGTGAAAACGGTTGGATGAGACGAAGTGGTGGTTTTGGCATTCGTTCTGCGCCAGCGCTGTGCACGTTTTGCGAGATAGCGCCGGCGCAACTCGCGCTTGGCTCGGCTGCGATGGTGCGCCAACCAGTCCAAGAAATCGTCCGCGCCCTTGAAAAGAAATTTTTCGGCCGCGGCCGGCGAGTAGCGTGGGCATTCGGACTGCTTGTAGTCCTGGCAGATTTTGGGGCGGTCTTGATACCAGCCGCAGCGGCCCTCCGGCTGTAGTTTCTCGCAGGGCGTGTTGAATTGGACGTACCACTTGTTGTCGTCATCCACCCAAACCCAGACGTTTTGGTGAATGAGGTACCAGACAATGTGATCCACGTCCTTGAGTGTGGTGGGTGAGTCGATTTCGAGACTGATGTACTCACAGCATTGCGTGCAGCCGGAGCACAGCACCCAGTTGCGGGCCTCCTCGGCAGGCGCGGCCGGCCGGGCAGGCGTGATTTGAACCAGCGGGGAATTGGCAGAATACATTGGCTTCGAAAAAAAGCGGAATGAGAGAATCCGTTGATTGTCCGCGCACCTCGCGTCAGTGCGAGGCGTGAACATAATGCAAGCGAGGTTAAACCTCAAGCGATACTTTGCACTGTTTCCTGTTGCGGAGCCGTCTTCCGCTCATGCCGACAAAGAGAAGACTAACCATGATTGCCATTCCGTTGCCATCCGCTCCGCGAGTCAACCTGAGCCGCAGCTCTCGCCTGACGCTGCTGATACTGATGCTGCTTGCAATCGGTGAGTTGCTCGCGCCCTTCCTGCCACCACCCGTGGAGATCTTCCACCGGCTGTTTCATCTTCTGCAAATGCTTTGGCTGATCGCATTGGGCTTCGTCATCAGGCATGAAATCAGGCATGCTGCCGCAGTTGGCCCGCAGCTCGCGCGCGCACAATGGCAACGGGTCGCCGGTTTGCTGGTCACCGGCGCGCTGTTCTCGTTCGTGGGTGACTGCATCAACGCCGACTTGATCGATTTCACGGCCATCATCCGGCCGCCCACCCTGCTTTCCATTCCGCCGTTCGCAGTGGCGCATGTGTGCTATCTCGCTGCTTTTGTGTTGCTCAGCCGCCCGCGCGTGCACGGCAGCAGCAGCCGGGTGCTGGGTTTCACGCTTGCCGCCGTGCCGCTGCTGGCGATTGGGATTTGGTCGCGCGTCATACCGGCAGAGGCGCCGCGCATGGTGATCTCGGCCTCGCTGGCCTACAGCTTCGTGCTGGCTGCGATGGTCGTGGGGTCGTTTTGGGTGGCACTGGCGTGGGGAAAACTCGGCGCCGCTGTGGCGCTCGGTGGTGTCTTGTTTCTGATTTCTGATGCGCTGCTCGGATATTTCCTGTTGCGCGCACGGCCTTTTATCGCCGGTCAGCTCATTTGGTCGACCTACCTGCTGGGCCAGCTCTTGATCCTGCGGGCTGGCCTACTTCATCATCGCGTCGCGATCCACACGCAGCAAGCGCCCTCTTGAATTCGGACTGATTATTTTCTATCTTGCCCCAGCATGCGAGCGCGAACAGCCGGAAGCACATCTGCCGAGAGCCGCAGCCGCACAATGCGATCGCGATTGCCGCAGCGCTCACCGCTACTCTCTTTTTGACCTAATCTGAAGCCGCTCGATGGGCAGGAATCTGTACTACATCTCCAACGTGGCATTGCTGGCGGGTTTGGCAATTGTCGCGTACGTGTTGCAGGCGAGCCACAGCCGCACGATGGACTGGGCCAAGCTGGTCTTGTTTTGGCTGGGCGCCAGCGCGATTGGATACTTTCTGTTGTATCGCATCATGGCTCGCGTGCGAACGTATCGCCGCACTCGTCCGGTCTATCTTTACCGCCGCCGGTACCGCATTCTCTGCGCCTTGCTCTTGCTGTTCGGGCTGTGGGCGGGAATTGGGTTCAACTATCTCACCCTGGCGACCTGGCAGAATCCGGCCTTTTATTGGGAATTGCTCGCGCAGCAGCAGCCGTCGGCCAACCATTATGCCGTGGTGTGGAAACTGGGAAATCAGCGCTTTCGCGAAACCGTGCAGGTGCAGAGCCTGCGCCTGACGGCCCTGGCCGATGTCGCCCTGGATGATAAAAAGGAAAAGTTGGAGGTCGAAGCCAGACTGGATTCCGCGGCAGCGACGTTGCGCCCGCGGGAAAACGGCGACGCGCAGGATATCCAGTTGCCGGAGGGATTCTCCATCCCGCCACTCAGCCATCACACGCTGGAGCTGCGTTTCGATTACCGCCAGCACTTTGCCATTTTCTCGCTGGCCGCAAGCTATCGCAGCCTACCCACCGCCCATTCGAACCAGACCACTTCCTCGGCTTTTGTCCCGCAAACCATCGTCGCGCCACAATACATACTCATCGAGCCTTCGTCGGCCGGCCTGGTGGAGTTCGCCGAGCTTGTCGACCGGGTGCGGCGGCCGGCCGCGCAGACTTATGAGCCTTTGATTCTGGCCATCGGCCGCAGCCGGCATCCGCAGGCGTTGGCGGTGCTGCTCGAACTCTTGAAAGTGCGTGACCCCAAGGTCAAAGACGCCGCGTGCCGCGGCTTGGCGGAACTGCGGGACAGCCGCGCCAATCAGGCGCTCATGCGCCTGATCAACAGCGAAAACCATCCGCAAGCCGTGCGGGCATTGGGTATGATTGGCTCGGCAGAGGGCATTCAGTTCCTGGTGCGCCTGCTCGGCGACGACAAACGCGAGCCTTATTTGCGCAGCGCGGCCGCCGGCGTGTTGAGTGAATCATCTCAGCCGCTTGCCATCAAAGCGTTGGCCGCGCTGCTGCGGCAAAAAGCAGGCTCGGATCTCCTGCTGCAGCGCGAAGGACTGTTGGCGCTGGTGAAAATGAACGACAGCCTGGCGGCGCAAATCACGCTGGAGCTGGCCGGCGAGCCGCGCACCGGCGAACACCTGCGCGTCTTGATCGAAGTGATGCGCGAGCTCAACGAGCCCGCCAGCCTGCCGTTGTTCGCGGAATGGCTGCGGCATTGGCGCCACTACGATCTCACACTCCACGACGTGCAGCTTATGCTGGACTACATCGTCGCCGGCAGGCACACCAACATGGTGGCCACCCTCATCGACATTCTCAACCAAGAACCGACCGCCGAAGCGCAAAGCCGCCTGGTGCAGACCTTGTCGCAACTCGTGCGGCAAGATCTGGGCACGATCCATTTCCCCGCGCTCAACCACGACATGGTGGTGGCCAACGAGCGCGTCATCTCGGCGTGGCAGCAGTGGTGGGGGCAGGCGCGCAACCAGCCCGGCTTCGCCAATCAGATCGCGCCCTCAACCATCTCTGATCAATTGTGAATCGCAGCGCCGGCTCCAACCGGCCGCACCAATCTCAGACACATTAGGAAGATTCCGGCATGCGCATTCCCTTCCTGCAGCATTTGCAGCATGACCTCCTCATCGCGGACGGCGCGATGGGAACCATGATTTACAGCCAGGGCGTCGCCCTCTCGCAGAGCTTTGACCAACTCAATCTCACCCAGCCCGAACTGATTCTGGGCATTCATCGTGCCTACGTGCAGGCCGGCGCGCAAGCGGTGGAGACCAACAGCTTCACCGCCAATCGCAAACGGCTGGCGCGCTACGGACTGGAAAAGAGCGTGCGCGAAATCAATCTCGCTGCCGTGCGCCTGGCCCGGTCGGCCGCCGGCGAGCAGGCTTACGTGCTGGCTTCCCTCGGACCGGTGCGCGACCGCGCCAGCGAAGAAATGGAAACCGTCGAAATTCGCAGCTTGTTTGCCGAGCAGATTGCGGCGCTGGTGGAGGGCCAGCCCGATGCCTTGATCTTTGAAACATTCACGGTGGTGTCGGAGCTCGAAATCGCAGTGGAAGAGGCGCGGCGCCTCAGCGCCATTCCGGTCATCGCGCAGGTGGTGGCGGATGAAGAAGGCTATACCAGCGACGGCCAGCATCTCACCGCAATTTTCAAACGGCTGCGCGCCCTGGGTGCGGCCGTGGTCGGCATCAACTGCGCCAAAGGCCCGGCCGGCATTCTGAAAGCATTGCGGGAGGTGCCGCTGGAGGAAGGCCTGCTGCTGTCGGCGTTCCCCAATGCCGGCCTGCCCGCTTACGTCGATGGCCGCTACATCTATCTTTCCACGCCCGAGTATTTCGGCGAAGCCGCGCTCAAGCTGCGGCAACAGGGCGTGCGCCTGATCGGCGGCTGCTGCGGCACCACGCCGGAACACATTCAGGCGATTGCCGAGAGCCTGCGCGGCCTGCCGCCGGTGAATGACAAGATCATATCGGTCCGGCCTGCGCCCCCGCCACCCAGCCTGCAAGAAATCATCACGCCCGATTTTCTGACCAAAGTCAAAACCCGGCCGGCCATCATCGTCGAGCTTGACCCACCGCGCGATTTGGATTTCGAGCCCATTCTGCAGGGCGCGCGTGAACTCAAGCGCGCCGGCATCGATGCGCTCACCATGGCCGACAGCTCGCTCGGCATCACGCGCATGAACAACCTTGCGCTCGGCGCCCTCATCAAACAGAAAGTCGACATGCCGCTCATCATTCATCTCGCCTGCCGCGATCGCAACCTCGTTGGGCTGCAGTCGGAATTGATGGGGCTGCATGCGCTCGGCCTGCACACCGTGCTGGCTTTGACCGGCGATCCCGCCAAATTCGGCGATCAACCCGGTGCCACTTCGGTGTTCGATCTCAATTCCTTCGGCCTGGTGGAAATGATCAAGCGCATGAATCAGGGCATTGCCTTCTCCGGCCGGGCCATGAAACAGGGCACACGCTTCGTTGTGGGCGTGGCCTTCAACCCCAATGTCGATCGCCTCGACACCCAGGTGCGCCGTCTGCACAAGAAAATCCAGGCGGGCGCGGATTTCGTCATGACCCAGCCGATCTTTGACTGGCGCATGGCCAAGGAGCTTCACACCACCACCCGCGATTTGGATATTCCGGTTTTCATCGGCATCATGCCGCTGGTCAGCGGCCGCAATGCCGATTTCCTGCACAATGAAGTCCCCGGGATTCGCGTGCCGGAAAAAACCCGCAAGCGGCTGTTTCGCTTCGAAGGCGAACGGGCCCGGCGCGAAGGCGTGACCATTGCCGCGGAAGTGCTGGAAAGTGTGCTGGACTATTTCAACGGCATCTATCTCATCACGCCGTTCGTGCGTTACGAAATGTGTCTGGAGTTGATCGAGAAATGCCGCGCCCTGGTGCGCCGCAGCGAGAGTGCCAAAACCGGCAGGGTGAAAGTGTGAGCCGCGAGGCGGGTTCGCCGAAGTAAGGTAGGGAGGATGAATGCAGAAGATTGGCAAGAAAGAGTTGCACCTCGCCACCCGTTCAGCACAAAGTCTGAGGCAGTCTCCTGCCTGATCGCCTGCCGAGGAAGTTGGGTCGACCAAACCTGAAAAGCCTCAGCGACCGGACTCCGGTTCAAAACAAAAAGCCTGTCAATCCTGGGAATCCGGTCGCAGAGCGCTTCGGGGTGCCTTGCCGAAAAATCTACCGCGACGTCAATCCTCGGAGCTGCCTGCCAGCTCAAAATCGCCAACGCCTTCCTCATCGACAAACTTGAAAGAACGATGCAAGCGGTGATAGTGCCACACTTGGTAGGGCCGGCTGGCGATCGAGCGCGGGTGTAGGACGATCTTGTCAGGCGCGCCGAATTTCAGAAAGGTTTGGCCGCGATCGGTTTGCCAGCCCTCCCGGCTGCCGCCGAATTTTTCATTGGCGATGGCGACGCGCTGATAGAAGGCATTCATCGCCTCGTTGATCTCGGTTCCGGGCGAGGGATCGCGAGCTTCCCAAAAGGCTGCCAGTGCCCGGTGTTGTTCGGCGGTGGGGGAAGTGAGGGCCGCGGCCAGCAATTGGCGCGCTTCACCTTCTGCCAGGCAGAGCGCGGTTTGAATCGCCTGGCCGAGATGGATGCCGGTTTGCGGAATGCCATCCCACACGACGCGCAAGGTGGTCGAGGCGGTCTTTTGAATCTTTCCGCTGCGTGCTTCCAGCACGATTTCATAGTCGCCATAGGGCAGCATGTCGGTCCAGACCGGCAGCGCAAACTGCACGCGCGGCTGCCGGCCCGGCCACGGCCGTTGCTGGTCGATAATTTTTTCCTTCCTGCGATTCAAAATCGTCTGGCGCAGGATCAACGGCTGCGTCGTGTCATGATGGAAAATCTCGAAATGTAGAAACACTTCGCGGCTGGGCGAGGCGGTGTTTTGATAGAGGCCGGGCTGGATGATCAAACCGTTCGCGCCGTCCCGCATCACCTGATCGGCCACGAGGATCTCACTGATCTCCAGGGCAGAAGCCTGGCTGGAAAAATTCCGCAGCTTCTTGGTGAGGGTGCGGGTGGCTGTGGTGCCGCGCGCCGAATCCGTGACGGCGCAGACGACTTGGTATTCGCCCGGCGCAGCCTCCAGCTCGAAGTAGTAGAAACTGTATTTTTCCGGCAAGCGCGTTTCGGCGAGGGTGTCAAAATGCAGGCGCTCGGAGGTTTCTTGACTGGCCGCCAGTTCGCCGGCGCCTTTGGTCAGACGAACGGCGATGCGGAAATTGGCCTCGTAGCCGCCGGCAACGGGAACGAACTGCAAATCCGAGTGAAAGATGCTCAGGCATGCACTCAGGCGGCTCTTGGCAGGATCCTTTGATCCCAGGTTGTACACTTCGCAAATGAAGTCCGGCTGCGTGGCCGGCTCGACGATGTAGCCCTGGCCATGGGCCGTGGTGGCAAGAAACAAAAACAGTACGGCGATGCAAGTTCTCATGAATCCGACTCCTTCGGATGAAGCGTCCCGATGCGTAGACCGCGGGGAAGATCACGGAGAAAAGCGTTGGGCAGTGGTCTGCTGATGTGTTGTCGAATCTTGTACCTTCAATGCCGAAACCCTGCTGAAGCTGCTGCGGGAAATGTCTTTTTCTTAATCGAAGCAGCGGCAGAACTGCGCACTGGCGACGAGCAGCTTGCAGACACGCGCAGGGTGGGAGAGGGGATCAGTCAGGCAGGTTGTGATATCACGGCCAGCGGAGGACGCCACGCCGGAGCTCTCCTGCAGTGCGGGAGAGATTGCACGCGCGGCTTGCGCCACGGTCAAACCGCGCGCACGGAGAGGTCAGAATTTGCGCGACCATTCCTTGGGCCAGCGCTCGACCACGACTTTCGTTTGCGTGAAAAACTCCACGCCATGCCGGCCCTGCGCATGCAGATCGCCGAAGAAGCTCTCCTTCCACCCACTGAAGGGAAAGAAGGCCATGGGCGCAGCCACGCCCAAGTTGATGCCGAGATTGCCGACCTGTGCCTCGTGGCGAAACTTGCGAGCCGCTGCGCCGCTGTTGGTAAACAGACAGGCCATGTTGCCGTGCGCGCCAGCATTCACCAGGGCAATGGCCTGATCAATTGTGTCGACGTGAATCAAGCTCAACACCGGCCCGAAGATTTCGGTGCGGGCAATTTCGCTCTCCGGCGGCACCTCGTGCAAAATCGTCGGCCGCACGAAATGGCCGTGTTGATATTTGGGAATCTGGGGCTGCCGGCCGTCGATCAACAGGCGGCCGCCTTGCGCCACCCCCTTCGCAACCAGGCCCGCGATGCGGTCGCGGCTCTGCGCCGAAATCACCGGTCCCATTTGCACGCCCTCCTCCAGACCATAGCCCACCACGCGCGTGCGCGCAACCTCGGCCATGGCCTCGGTAAATGGCTGTCGCGCTGCGCCCACCGTAATCGCCACGGAGGCGGCCAGGCAGCGCTGGCCGGCGCAACCAAAAGCGCTGTCGGCGGTGATGCGCGTCGTCATCTCCAAATCGGCATCGGGCAGCACGATCACGGGATTCTTGGCGCCGCCCTGGCATTGCGCGCGCTTGCCGTTGGCTGCCGCGCGGCTATAGACGTGGCGCGCCACCGGTGTCGAGCCGACGAAGCTAACGGCGCGAATGAGGGGATGTTCGAGAATGGCATCCACTGCGGCGTTGGCGCCATTCACCAGATTCACCACGCCCCGGGGCAGGCCGGTGCGGTGCAGCAGTTCGAATATCCGCTGCAGCGTCAGCGGCACTTTTTCCGAGGGTTTCATGAGGAAGGTGTTGCCGCAGGCCAGGGCATAAGGCATGAACCAGAAAC harbors:
- a CDS encoding HEAT repeat domain-containing protein; translation: MGRNLYYISNVALLAGLAIVAYVLQASHSRTMDWAKLVLFWLGASAIGYFLLYRIMARVRTYRRTRPVYLYRRRYRILCALLLLFGLWAGIGFNYLTLATWQNPAFYWELLAQQQPSANHYAVVWKLGNQRFRETVQVQSLRLTALADVALDDKKEKLEVEARLDSAAATLRPRENGDAQDIQLPEGFSIPPLSHHTLELRFDYRQHFAIFSLAASYRSLPTAHSNQTTSSAFVPQTIVAPQYILIEPSSAGLVEFAELVDRVRRPAAQTYEPLILAIGRSRHPQALAVLLELLKVRDPKVKDAACRGLAELRDSRANQALMRLINSENHPQAVRALGMIGSAEGIQFLVRLLGDDKREPYLRSAAAGVLSESSQPLAIKALAALLRQKAGSDLLLQREGLLALVKMNDSLAAQITLELAGEPRTGEHLRVLIEVMRELNEPASLPLFAEWLRHWRHYDLTLHDVQLMLDYIVAGRHTNMVATLIDILNQEPTAEAQSRLVQTLSQLVRQDLGTIHFPALNHDMVVANERVISAWQQWWGQARNQPGFANQIAPSTISDQL
- a CDS encoding lysoplasmalogenase, giving the protein MLLAIGELLAPFLPPPVEIFHRLFHLLQMLWLIALGFVIRHEIRHAAAVGPQLARAQWQRVAGLLVTGALFSFVGDCINADLIDFTAIIRPPTLLSIPPFAVAHVCYLAAFVLLSRPRVHGSSSRVLGFTLAAVPLLAIGIWSRVIPAEAPRMVISASLAYSFVLAAMVVGSFWVALAWGKLGAAVALGGVLFLISDALLGYFLLRARPFIAGQLIWSTYLLGQLLILRAGLLHHRVAIHTQQAPS
- a CDS encoding YkgJ family cysteine cluster protein, whose protein sequence is MYSANSPLVQITPARPAAPAEEARNWVLCSGCTQCCEYISLEIDSPTTLKDVDHIVWYLIHQNVWVWVDDDNKWYVQFNTPCEKLQPEGRCGWYQDRPKICQDYKQSECPRYSPAAAEKFLFKGADDFLDWLAHHRSRAKRELRRRYLAKRAQRWRRTNAKTTTSSHPTVFTRQERSR
- a CDS encoding HAD-IIA family hydrolase, coding for MIEALAKKTMARLAQIQVFALDLDGTLYLGNEVFPFTARFLESLRELGKSCVFVTNNSAASPRDYWLKLKGMGIETTLEDIYTSGRASIEYLLAQGGPQPIFLLGTESLQRQFQEAGFETQAAAPDFVVLGFDKTFTWERFDLACRHLRRGVRFIATHPDLNCPLPGHDLQPDCGALTAAFTAATGVAPIVIGKPEPHLYRSIQQRFGISAAELAMVGDRLETDIAAGPRNGIFTVLVLTGVTTRAQAWHAAPQPDLMLETCMDLIPLLRQAQRERSAARRR
- a CDS encoding dipeptide epimerase, with the translated sequence MLLELSTYRLELKHTWTIARGSADFKEYSFVELSAEGVVGRGEAAHNIRYGESLESIREFLLEARGLFDSANPYEFYELNKKNLALAQGQNAAKASLDMALLDWVTQRLQVPLYALWGLNPAHTPKTSYSIGIDSPQAVYEKVREAEAYPILKIKLGGEQDEEIMRAVREATDRPVRVDANEGWQDRELALERMQWLAGLNVEFVEQPMPAGRLAEVAWLRDHSPLPLVADEDVKTVNDIPALARAYHGINIKIMKSGGLQEALRMIHVARALGLKIMLGCMIESSLGITAAAHLSPLVDWADLDGNLLIKNDPYRGVKVEGGRLLLPHTPGLGVERIQSAKIE
- a CDS encoding CoA-acylating methylmalonate-semialdehyde dehydrogenase, whose amino-acid sequence is MTTTSRLPNYINGAWCAASATEFLEVRNPATAELLCLVPLSPAQDVDQAAQAAQAALAGWRNTPPTERIQYLFKLKILLEENLEEISRTITMECGKTLEEARAEMRRTIENVEVACGIPMMMQGQILEDIAAGIDEMMIRQPVGVCAAIAPFNFPAMICFWFMPYALACGNTFLMKPSEKVPLTLQRIFELLHRTGLPRGVVNLVNGANAAVDAILEHPLIRAVSFVGSTPVARHVYSRAAANGKRAQCQGGAKNPVIVLPDADLEMTTRITADSAFGCAGQRCLAASVAITVGAARQPFTEAMAEVARTRVVGYGLEEGVQMGPVISAQSRDRIAGLVAKGVAQGGRLLIDGRQPQIPKYQHGHFVRPTILHEVPPESEIARTEIFGPVLSLIHVDTIDQAIALVNAGAHGNMACLFTNSGAAARKFRHEAQVGNLGINLGVAAPMAFFPFSGWKESFFGDLHAQGRHGVEFFTQTKVVVERWPKEWSRKF
- a CDS encoding bifunctional homocysteine S-methyltransferase/methylenetetrahydrofolate reductase produces the protein MRIPFLQHLQHDLLIADGAMGTMIYSQGVALSQSFDQLNLTQPELILGIHRAYVQAGAQAVETNSFTANRKRLARYGLEKSVREINLAAVRLARSAAGEQAYVLASLGPVRDRASEEMETVEIRSLFAEQIAALVEGQPDALIFETFTVVSELEIAVEEARRLSAIPVIAQVVADEEGYTSDGQHLTAIFKRLRALGAAVVGINCAKGPAGILKALREVPLEEGLLLSAFPNAGLPAYVDGRYIYLSTPEYFGEAALKLRQQGVRLIGGCCGTTPEHIQAIAESLRGLPPVNDKIISVRPAPPPPSLQEIITPDFLTKVKTRPAIIVELDPPRDLDFEPILQGARELKRAGIDALTMADSSLGITRMNNLALGALIKQKVDMPLIIHLACRDRNLVGLQSELMGLHALGLHTVLALTGDPAKFGDQPGATSVFDLNSFGLVEMIKRMNQGIAFSGRAMKQGTRFVVGVAFNPNVDRLDTQVRRLHKKIQAGADFVMTQPIFDWRMAKELHTTTRDLDIPVFIGIMPLVSGRNADFLHNEVPGIRVPEKTRKRLFRFEGERARREGVTIAAEVLESVLDYFNGIYLITPFVRYEMCLELIEKCRALVRRSESAKTGRVKV
- a CDS encoding GWxTD domain-containing protein, encoding MRTCIAVLFLFLATTAHGQGYIVEPATQPDFICEVYNLGSKDPAKSRLSACLSIFHSDLQFVPVAGGYEANFRIAVRLTKGAGELAASQETSERLHFDTLAETRLPEKYSFYYFELEAAPGEYQVVCAVTDSARGTTATRTLTKKLRNFSSQASALEISEILVADQVMRDGANGLIIQPGLYQNTASPSREVFLHFEIFHHDTTQPLILRQTILNRRKEKIIDQQRPWPGRQPRVQFALPVWTDMLPYGDYEIVLEARSGKIQKTASTTLRVVWDGIPQTGIHLGQAIQTALCLAEGEARQLLAAALTSPTAEQHRALAAFWEARDPSPGTEINEAMNAFYQRVAIANEKFGGSREGWQTDRGQTFLKFGAPDKIVLHPRSIASRPYQVWHYHRLHRSFKFVDEEGVGDFELAGSSED